The sequence below is a genomic window from Brevibacillus agri.
CTGAGCAGCATGCCCTCATCTCCTCACGCATTTTGTAGCTTGCCGCGAAAATCGTAGTCATAGGCAATGTGATACAGCCGGACAATCTCCTCAACTGTAGGAATTTTCGGATTATTACCCGGACTTCCGCTCGCCAAAGCGTCCACAGCCATCTTGGGCGCGGCCTTCTGGAAGGCCTGCTGGTCAATTCCCCAATGGCGCAAGCTCGGAATGTGCAAATCGAGGCACAAGCTCTTGATCTCTTCGATTGTCGCTTCTGCCGCCTGCTCGTCAGAAAGCGCTTTGATTTCCGGCTGCATCAGCCTTCCGATTTCGGCGAGCCTGCCCACTGCCGCCTCTTTTGTATAGGCCAGCACGGCAGGCAAGAGCATCGCGTTTGAGATGCCGTGCGGGACGTGGAAAACGGCTCCGATCGGCCGGGACATGCCGTGCACGAGCGCGACAGACGCATTGGAAAAGGCGGCGCCAGCCAGCATCGAGGCAAACGCCATCTTGTCCCGGGCCTCGAAGTCCGCTCCGTCTTCGTACGCGCGCCGCAAATGGGTGGCGATCAGCTCAATCGCCGTCCTTGCCCATATGTCGGTAGCTGGCTGGGCGCGCCGGGAGAGGTAGGCTTCAATCGCATGGCAGAGGGCATCAATTCCTGTCGCTGCCGTAACATTCGGCGGGCAGGACACGCTCAACAGCGGATCGACAATCGCCGCGTGCGGCAGCAGCGCGGGGTCTGCGAGCATCATTTTCACCTGGCGGGCCGTATCGGTAATGACGGTCATTTTCGTCACTTCCGAGCCTGTGCCTGCGGTCGTCGGCACGGCAATCAGCGGCAGCGGCTTATTGACAACCGTTTTGGCTTTGGCGACGTACTCCGCGATCTGCCCTTCATTGGTCATCAGCAAAGCGACTGCTTTTGCCGTATCGAGGCAGCTCCCGCCCCCTACGGCCACAATCACGTCGCACCGTTCGTCCCGGCAGAGGGCCAGCGCTTCCGCGAGATGAATGTCCGTCGGCTCTGAATCCACTTTCGCATAGGTGACGCAAACGAGGCCCTGCGCCTGCAAGTGCTCTTCGCAGGCAGCTACATTGCCCACCTTTTCCATCACCGGATCGCTAATCAACAATGCTTTTTGCCCCAGTCGCCGCGCTTCCTGGCCGACCTCGGCAAAGCTTCCTTGCCCGTAGACGATGCGCTGCGGCATCAACAGTTCATGAAACGCCATGACGGCTCCCTCCTTGAATGGGGGCAAACGCTGCGCTCGCCCCCTGATCCGTTTCTTTAGACAAATCAGAACCAGCGGGCGGTCACCGTTTTTTTGCGGGTGAAAAACTGGACGCCATCTGTTCCGTTCGTCCCCAAATCCCCGTAAAACGACGCTTTGTTGCCAGCAAAGGTGAAAAACGCCATCGGCGCAGGCACGTTGACATTCACGCCAATCATGCCCGCATCAATATTTTCGCGGAAATGGCGCACGTTTTCGCCAGAGGTGGTGTAGAGTACGGCTCCATTGGCAAAATTCGATTTGTTCGCCAGCTCGATCGCTTCATCCAGGCTTTTCACCCGGACGATGCTCAAGACCGGGGCAAAGATTTCGTCCTGCCAAATCTTCATCTCCGGCGTGACCCCTTCAAAAATGGTCGCCCCGAGGTAGTAGCCGTCCGGCAGCTCCTGCATCACGCTTCTGCCATCAAGCAGCAGGCTTGCTTCTTGCTCTTCGCCGCTCTCGATATAGCTGAGCGCCCGCTTGCGGTGCGAATCGCGAATGAGCGGAGCGATAAAAGCCGATTCGTCCAGCGTATCGCCTGCCAAAAGCTGCTTCGCCTCCTCTACGAGACGGGCGATAAACGCATCGGCAATATCCTCCATGACACACACGACAGAAGTTGCCATGCATCGCTCTCCGGCACTGCCAAAAGCCCCGTTGATGATTCCTTGCACGGTTTTCTCCAGGTGGCAGTCGGACATGACTACCGCGTGATTTTTCGCCCCGGCGAGAGCCTGGACCCGCTTGCCATTGGCTGCTCCGGTTTTGTAGACGTACTCCGCCACTGGCTGGGAGCCGACGAAAGAAATCGCTTTGATGGCGGGATGCTCCAAAATGCCGTTGACGACGTCGTGGGCGCCGTGCACCATGTTCAGCACCCCTTTTGGCAGACCTGCTTCCATCATCAGCTCTACCAGCTTTTCAGCCAAAAGCGGCGTGCGCTCGGACGGCTTCAGCACAAAGGTGTTGCCGCATGCGAGAGCGAGCGGGAACATCCACAGCGGAATCATCATCGGGAAGTTGAACGGCGTAATGCCAGCCACTACCCCAAGCGGGTAACGGTACGTGACCCCTTCGATGCCCGTGGCAATTTCCGGCAGCGCCTGCCCCATCATCAGCGTAGGAGTCGCGGTAGCCACTTCCAGCGCCTCAATGCCGCGCTGCACCTCTCCGCGCGAGTCTTTGATGTTTTTGCCGTTTTCTTTCGTAATGATGACCGCCAACTCTTCGGCGTGCTCCACCAGCAACTGATGGTAGCGGTACAAAATGCGCGTGCGGTTGGGCACAGGCGTTTTTCGCCACCAGGTGTACGCTTCCTCCGCCGCCTTCACCGCCGCCTCCAGGTCTTCGCGGGAAGACAGGGGGACTTCGGCAATCACTTGCCCCGTGGCCGGATTGATAACCGCTTCGAAGCGATCGGAGCTGGACGGAATCCACTCGCCGTTAATAAAGTTGCGGATGCGTTTGACCGCTGTTGTCGTCATGAAAAACTCTCCTCTCCGTAAATGGTTACGATTGAACCGCGCTTTGCGACTGGCAGATGTAGGCGTACAGGGCAGCCATATCCTGCTCGCCAAAGCCGGCTTCCTGCGACTGCTCGTAAATCGCGAGCAGCTCGGCCGTGATCGGCAAGGACAGGCCGGACTGCTGCGCCATCTCCTGGGCGATCCGCAAGTCTTTCAGCAGCAAATTCAACGAGAAATGGGGCGCGAAATCGTTGGGGGCAATGAAGCTTTTGTAATTGCGCTCGTAGATGCGACTCTGCCCGTAGCTGACATTCAAAATGTCAAACAACAGGTCGAGGTCGAGGCCCATCTGCTTTGCCAGCGCCACCCCTTCGCTGACCGCAGACGTGTAAAAGCCGATCAGCAAATTGTTGATGAGTTTGACCGCCGTGCCGCTGTCCACTCGTTCCCCGACGTGAAAAATATTTTGGCCGAGCGCCATAAAAACCGGATAGACGCTGTCGTACAGCTCCTTCGGGCCGCCGACCATAATCGTCAACGTCCTGTTTTTCGCCCCGACAACCCCGCCGCTGACAGGGGCGGCCAAATACCCGATTCCCTTTGCCTGGCTCGCCCGTGCCAGCCGCTCGTTCAACTGGGGCGTTACTGTGCTCGTATCGACTACAGTCTGTCCGGCCCGCGCATGTTCCAGGATGCCGTCCAGGCCTGTAAAAACGCTTTCAACAATGTCCGGCGAAGGCAGGCTGGTGAGAATGACGTCTGTTTTTTGCACGACCTCCGCGACCGTCAAGCCCGTCTTTCCGCCGACGGCTGCAAATTCCAGCTCCGCCTTCGCATTGACGTCGAAGCCGTACACTTCATAGCCCGCTTGTACCAAATTGGTCGCCATGGGCATTCCCATATTGCCAAGACCGATGATGCCGATTACAGGTGTATCCGCCATATACTTCCCCCTCTGTCATTTGTTCGCGCTGGCAGCGGTTGCGAAAAGTTTCCTTGACGAAGCTGGCATTCCCAAGCCTGAAGCCGCCGAAAGTCCCCGCTTCCCCCGGAGCGCAAGCGCTCCTTTTTGACTATCGTTATCTAGCACATTGCATGCCAGCAGACGATGATGTTGCCGCGCCGCTTCTTTTTTGAGTCTGACTGTTCAGAAAATACAAAAAGTGTCCAGACATTACACAACGATTGTCTAGACACTTTTTTCAGCGACCGCCTGCTTACCGCTTAACCCAGTTGATACTTGTTCAGCTTGTTGTACAGCGTCGCCCGGGATATGCCGAGCTTTTTCGCTGTCTTGGACTTGTTGCCGTTCATTTCCTGCAGTACTTCGAGGATGCGCTTTTTTTCATCCTGCTGGCCGCGCTTGACCGAGACAGGCTGCTTCCATGACGCGCTTGGCTCCTGCTCGCCACGCCAAGCCCCTTTGCCGAAAAAAACTTCCGGCAAATCACTCGTCCGGATGCGATCGTCCTCGGACAAGGTGACGAGCCGCTCGACCGTATTGACCAGCTCGCGGATGTTGCCCGGCCAGTCGTAGTTCATCAGCAAAGACATCGCTTCCTTGTCGATGTCTTTTGCCGGCATGTTGTTTTTCTGGCTGATCGCTTGCAGTTGGGCGGCGATCAACAGCGGGATATCCGTCCTTCTTTGTGCCAGCGGCGGAATGTGAATCGGAATGACGTTCAGGCGGTAGTACAAGTCTTTGCGGAACGTCCCCTCCCGCACCATTTCCTCCAGGGAGCGATGGGTAGCCGCCACCAGGCGAAAATCGACAGGTATGCTCTTCGTTCCCCCGACCCGCTCTACTTCCCGCTCTTGCAGCACGCGCAAAATTTTCGCCTGCATGTGCAGCGGCATGTCCCCGATCTCGTCGAGAAACAGCGTCCCTTTGTTCGCCAGCTCGAATTTGCCTGGCTTTCCGTCTTTTCGCGAGCCGGTAAATGCGCCTTCTTCATAGCCGAACAGCTCCGATTCGAGCAAATTTTCCGGTATAGAGGCGCAATTGACACTCACGAGCGGTCCGTTTTGAAACGGGCTTAAATAATGAATCGCTTTGGCAAACAGCTCCTTGCCCACACCGCTCTCTCCGGTCAACAAAATCGTAGCGGACGTTTGTGCGGCGCGGCGGGCGATTTTTTTCGCCTCGGCAATCGACTCGCTTTCTCCGATGATCTGGTCAAAGGTGACTTTGTTGCTTTTCGGCTTCGGCGATTCGAACACGATCCGGTTGTCGCCGATTTTCTCGTGCAAGATTTGCATGCGCTCAAAAATTTTGTACAGCTCCGACACGCCTTCAAAAATCAGCATGCCGACTGCGCCGATGACCTTGTTGTCCTTCCAGATCGGGATGCGGTGTACGACCATGTCCTGGCCGAGCAGCCGATGCGCCTGGTTTCGCTCCGGTATCCCTGTTTGCAGCACGACCGGCAAACGCGTATTTTCGATCACTTCCTCCACATAACGCCCGACGACATCTTCTTTGCGCACACTGATAAAGCGGCAGTACGCATCGTTCATCATTCGTATGTAGCCGCGCTCGTCCACGATCGTAATGCCTTCGTACGCGGTATCGAAGCAAACTTTGAACCATTCGATTGAATTTTCAAGCTCTTTCAACCGTTTTTCGGCTTCCTTGTACTTTTCCCAAATCAATTCGGAGCCGGATGCGCCCGTGATATCCATTTCGCTTTCTCCTATCTGTTTGTTTTCGTTTACAAAACAGTTATTTTGATAGGAAAAAGAGAGGGCATGCGCCCCCTCTCCAAATGTTAAATCCCGTCTTTCTCTAAATCAGCAATCAACGTTTCGAAGGTCGCTTCTACTTGCTCCCACTCTTCATCGTCTTCGATTGGCTGCAGCATGTCCGTACCGTCGTAGCGCAGGAAGTGAACCTCGTACTCTTCTTCTTCCTCCTGATCGACCGGAACGAGCACCAGGTAGCTGCGGTCCTCGATATCAAAAATGTACATGATCCGAAAATCGCGCGGCTCCTCCGTTCCCTCTTCTGTCAGGGCAATCACGTCGCCTACTTCGAATTCTTCCATCATCTCTTCACTCACTTTGGGTCACCTCGATTTCGCGTCCAAAAATCCTTGCAGGATCAATGTGGCCGCCATTTTGTCTATTACTGTCTTGCGCTTTTGACGGCTGACATCCGCAGAGATCAGCATGCGCTCCGCTGCCATCGTCGTCAATCGCTCGTCCCACATGTGGACAGGAAGAGATGTCCGTTCCTCCAAAAGCTTGCCGAATGCCTGGCACATCTCGGCGCGCGGTCCGATTGTGCCATTCATGTTTTTCGGCAATCCTACTACGAAAGCACCTACTTGATAGTGCGCTACCAATTCCTGGATGCGGGCCAAATCTTTTTCCTTTGATTGCCGCTTGATCGTTTCCACCCCTTGGGCGGTCCACCCCAGCTCATCGCTGACCGCGATGCCAATCGTCTTGTCGCCTACATCCAATCCCATCAATCTCGTCATGTTCAAGGTCTACTTGCGCTCGGACAAGTAAACGGTCACCAACTCTTCTATGATTTTGTCCCGTTCCAGTTTGCCAATCAGGCTGCGCGCGTTGTTGTGGCGAGGGATAAACGCCGGGTCGCCAGAAAGCAAGTAACCGACGATCTGGGTGATCGGGTTGTATCCTTTTTCCTGCAGGGCTTTGTACACCTCTGTCAATGTTGCCTGCACATCCGCCGTATTCGCTTCCTTGGGCACCGTGAATTTCATGGTATTATCCAACGAACTCACAATCAACACCTCGATTTCCTTCAAGACTTAAAGGTTGTATGGACTTTTCGCTTCCTTACTGTATTCGACTCGGATGCAACCTACTCCTTGTCGATTTTGCAAATTTCTTGGCGGGAATCGGCTATTTCGCTACGGCCTGGCTTTTGACCAGCTCCGCGACCGCATCCAATGCCTCTTGCAGCTTGGAAGGATCTTTTCCGCCCGCCTGCGCCATGTCAGGACGACCGCCGCCGCCGCCGCCGCAACGGGTTGCCACTTCCTTGATGATTTTTCCGGCGTGGATGCCTTGATCCATCAGGTCTTTGGTGACGCCAGCCACGAGATTGACCTTCTCGCCATCGACGGAGCCGAGCACGATCACTGCGGAGCCGAGCTTGTTTTTCAGCTCGTCCACCATGCCGCGCAGGTTGTCCATGTCAGAAGCCGATACGCGGGTAGCGAGCACGTTCATGCCGTCTACTTGCTTCAGTTGATCGGTCAGGGATGCCGCTTCGATGTTGCCCAGTTTGGCACGCAACGATTCGTTTTCACGCTGAACCTCTTTCAGTTGCTGCTGCAAGCTCTCCACGCGCGCAGGCGCTTCTGCCAGCACAGGTGCTTTCAGTGCGTGAGCCACTTCTTTGAGCGTCGTGAACTGCTGGTTCAAGAACTGGTAAGCCCCGCGTCCGGTCACAGCTTCGATCCGTCGCGTACCCGCGCCGATGCCGCTTTCGCTGACCAGCTTGAACAGTCCGATTTCGGCCGTGTTATTGACATGGCATCCGCCGCAAAGCTCCAGGCTGTAGTCGCCGACTTTGACCACGCGCACGATGTCGCCGTATTTTTCGCCAAACAGCGCCATCGCGCCCATTGCTTTGGCTTCCGCCAGCGGCTTGTTGGAAATTTCGACAGCCAGGTTTTCCCACACTTTTTCGTTGACGATCGCTTCGATGCGCTCCAACTCTTCCGGCGTGATCGCGCTGATGTGCGTGAAGTCAAAGCGCAAACGCTCCGGTGCCACGAGGGAACCTGCCTGATTGACGTGCGTGCCCAATACGTCTTTGAGCGCCTGGTGCAGCAAGTGTGTCGCTGTATGGTTTTTCGTAATCGCCAGGCGAGCTTCGCGGTTTACTTCCGCGCGAACAGTGTCGCCTTTGCGCAGTGTGCCTGCTTCGATGATGACAGAGTGAACGTTTTGGCCCTTTGGCCCTTTTTGCACATCTGTCACGCGCGCTTTGACAGAATCGGAGAGCAAGTACCCTTCGTCGTTGATCTGACCGCCGCTTTCAGCGTAGAATGGCGTCTGGTCGAGAATGACCTGTACCGTTTGGCCTTCTTCTGCTTCGTCAGCCAACTGGTTGTCCAAAATAATCGCTTCTACTTTTCCTGTTGCTACCAATTCAGTATAACCAACAAACTCGCTTGTAACCGTCAATTCGGACAACGGCCCCCCCTGGATTTGCATGCTGTCCACGTCCTGACGGGCTGCACGCGCACGTTCGCGCTGCTCCTCCATCGCTTGCTCGAAGCCGTCGCGATCCACTGTCAGACCTTGCTCGTTCGCGAAGTCCTCTGTCAGATCGACCGGGAAGCCGTATGTGTCGTACATTTTGAACACATCTTGACCGGACAGTTGCGATTGGCCGCTTTCTTTTGCCGCCTTCACCATCTCGGACAGGATCGCCAGTCCGTCGTTCAGCGTCTCGTGGAAGCGCTCTTCCTCCGCACGGATCACTTTTTCAATGAACTCGCGCTTTTGCACAACTTCCGGGTAAAATTCGCCCATCATTTTGCCGACTGTTTCGGTCAGGCTGTACAGAAACGGCTTCTCCACACCGAGCTTTTTGCCCATGCGCACAGCGCGGCGCAACAGACGGCGGATGACGTAGCCGCGGCCTTCGTTGGAAGGAAGCGCTCCGTCCCCGATCGCGAACACGACAGTGCGCGCGTGGTCCGCAATGACTTTCAGCGCTACGTCCAGCTCTGGGCTTGTCTTGTACTTCACGCCGGAGATCGCGCTCGTTTGCTCGATCAGCGGGAACAACAGGTCTGTTTCGAAGTTGTTGTCCACGCCCTGGAGAATGGAGGCCATCCGCTCCAGCCCCATGCCGGTGTCGATGTTTTTCTTAGGCAGCGGCGTGTAGGTGCCGTCCGGGTTGTGGTTGAACTGGGAGAACACCAGGTTCCACACTTCGAGGTAACGCTCGTTTTCGCCGCCCGGATACAGCTCCGGATCGTTCGGATCGTTGCCGAACTCCTCTCCGCGGTCGTAGAAAATTTCCGTATTCGGACCGCTCGGACCTTCCCCGATGTCCCAGAAGTTGCCTTCCAGACGGATGATGCGCTCTTCCGGAATGCCGATTTTTTTGTTCCACAGCTCAAACGCTTCTTCGTCTTCCGGGTGAATGGTGACGGAGAGCCGCTCCGGATCAAAGCCGATCCATTTCGGGCTGGTCAAAAACTCCCATGCCCACTCAATCGCTTCTGCCTTGAAGTAGTCGCCGATAGAGAAGTTGCCCAGCATTTCGAAGAACGTATGGTGGCGAGCCGTGCGGCCAACGTTTTCAATATCGTTGGTACGGATTGATTTTTGCGAATTGGTGATGCGCGGATTGTCTGGAATGATGCGGCCGTCAAAATACTTTTTGAGCGTCGCCACGCCGCTGTTGATCCACAAGAGGGACGGGTCGTCGATTGGAACAAGCGGAGCACTCGGCTCGATGCGATGTCCTTTTTCTACAAAAAAATCAAGGAACATCTGGCGGATTTGATTGCCTGTCAGCTTCTTCATCTGCATTCTCCTCTGTTAAGAAAAATAAATAAAAAAGCTCCCATCCCCTCAGGGACGAGAACTGTTTTTTCTCGCGGTACCACCCTGCTTACAGACTCCATTGCAGGCCAAAAGGCGCGGACAGTCTGTCGCTTTTGGGCATGTAACGGTGCCAACCCGCCGGTTTTTGCCCGGTCTTAGGAGTAGCCTTCCGTTGCACTTCTTCTGAGCGCCCTCTCAACCGTGGAGCACCCTCTCTGTAGAAGGTCTGCAACGTACTCGTTCCCTCATTGATCTCACTTGTACTCATTTGTTCGTATTATAAATTTTTTTCCTGATCCATGTCAACTTTCATGCATCATGACGGCGATTCGACTGATGACCACCTTGCATACGGCGAGCACAGGCACCGCCACGATCAGGCCGATAATGCCCCCGAGCGTCTCCCCGACCAGCAGCGCCACAATGATCGTCAGCGGATGCAGTTGCAAGGAGCGTCCGACGATGTTGGGCGACAGGATGTTTCCTTCCACCACCTGTATGACGAGGTTGACGGCGATGACGAACAGCAGCATTTTCGTCGAGATCGTCAAGGCGACGACCATCGCAGGCGCAGCGCCGATCAATGGCCCGATGTAAGGAATGATGTTCGTCAGGCACACGACTGCGGCGAGCACGAACGGATACGGCATGCCGATCAGCCAATAGCCGAGGTAAGCCAGCACGCCGACGACCAGGGCCACGATCATCTGCCCGTGTATGTAGTTGCCGAGCGATTCGTTGATGTCCCGCAAGACGACCAGCACCTGCTTGCGGTACGACTTGGGCACGATCGACATGCCCGTCTCATGCAGCGCCTTCATGTCTTTTAAAAAATAGAAGGCGATAAACGGAACGATGGCGAAGGCGAACAGCTTGCCAAGCGAATTGCGCGCGTTGTTGACGAGCTTGGTCACAGAGTGAGACATCCCTTCCTGCGACTGGATAATCACCCGGTCGACCCCGTGCGAGATGCTGTCCGGCAAAAAGTATTTGTGCGCCTCCCACTCGCTCATCCACGTGTAGTACCACTCCATCAGCCGGGGCAAGTCGTCGGACAGCTCCACAAGCTGATTGGTGAAAACGGGGATGGCGTTGATGACAGCGACCGTGATGACCAGCACAAACGATGCGTAAATAAGCAGAACGGCCATCAGCCGTGGGACTCTCCTTTTTTCCAGCAGCACGACAATCGGGTGCAGCAAATACGCAATGACCAGGCCCAGGATGATGGGAATCAGCACTTCCTCCAAAAGAGCAAAAAGCTGGGCAAGGACCGGGCGAAGCATCCACAGCAGGTTGCCGATGACGAGCAGCGCGATCAGCCAAAGCGCAGCAGCAAACAGACGGCTTCGGCGCAGTTCATCCACGAAGGACACCTCCTCTCCATTTCCATTAGGGTGTGTTCTTCGCACAAAAATCATGTAACCTATTGACACCCGGAATACGCCGCAGTAGTATGGAGTTACAAGAGGATATCTCCAAAGGGGAGTAGCTTTTTCGCAACATAGTCGTCATTACGGGAGAAATCCCCGGCTATGTTGGCAACATGCTTTTTGGATGTTGTAAGCAAGACCTTTGCCTAACAGGTAAATGGTCTATTTTTGTTTTCAAACGACCTTTGCCTGTCCAGGGAAAGGTCGTTTTCTTTTGTCTCCCTTTACACACACTATTAGGAGGTATCGAGAAAACGGCCGGTGGATGACTCGCTTTATTTTCAAACAGGATGAGGAGGAGGAAGAGAAAATGGAATTATTAATGCAACCTGAATTTTGGTCCGCCCTGCTTGCCATCATCGTCATCGACCTCGTGTTGGCCGGGGACAACGCGATTGTCATCGGGATGGCCGCGCGAAATCTGCCTGCCGAACAGCAAAAAAAGGCAATCGTCTGGGGAACGGTCGGTGCGATTATCATCCGGGCTTTGGCGACGCTGGCCGTTGTCTGGCTGCTGAAAATCCCTGGTCTGCTGCTTGTCGGTGGCTTGATCCTGATGTGGATTGCCCTCAAGCTGCTCGTCTCGGATGATGGCCACGAAAACATGAAGGCAAGCGGAAGCCTTGGCGCTGCGATCTGGACCATCATCGTGGCCGATACGGTCATGGGTCTCGATAACGTCATCGCCGTTGCCGGTGCTGCGCATGGTGATTTTCTGCTCGTCATCATCGGGCTGGTCATCAGCGTGCCGATCATGGTGTGGGGAAGCACGCTGATTTTGAAAGTCATGGAGCGTTTCCCGATCGTGATCTACATCGGGGCTGGCGTTCTCGCCTATACGGCCGCAAGCATGGTGACAACCGAAAAATTCCTGGTGCCGTTCTTCACCGCGTACCCGTGGGTCAAATGGGTGTTCATCGTCGCTGTCGTCGTCGGCGTGCTGTTGATCGGACGCATGAAAAGCCAGCAGCAAAAACGACTGGCCGAACAAAACTAAGCTGTATTCCAAAGCTCTGTCGCCTCGATGCGACGGAGTTTTTTCATGCACAAAAAAAGCACCCGAACTCATCCTATGTTCGGGTGCTTCTGAACGTTCCTGTTGCCGCCACTTCTCGTTACCGGGTAACCGCACGCATCAGCTTGCGTCCCGTCTTCATCATCCGCGTCACATCGCGCATGGAGAAGGGCAACTGGTTCCAATTCAGCGAAAACCGACTGCGGCGGCGCGGGGCCATCAAATAGCCGATGACAGCCACAATTCCGCTTGTGGCAAGGACGCGCAAAAGGCTTCGAGTAAACAAGCGTGCCACCTCCAGTTGTTTTTACCGCATTGAGCAGTAGCTACATGTTCAGTTGTGCGGAAACGGTTTGATCTTCAATAAACAGATCGTTGAGCGAATGCAAGGACCCGTCTTCCTCCACCTGGTAGACAGAAGCAATCTGCTCGTTGGAAACGCTCATCTCTATAAAGCAATTCCAGCAGTAGTATTGATTGGTTCCAATCTTCCCTACGTCTTTGGAACTGCAGTTCGGGCAAATGACACGCATCACGCTTTTCCTCCCTTATCACGCCTGGCTACGAACAAAGTCCGGCACGATCAGGTTTTCCTCCCCGATGATGACGGAAGCCGGTGCAGACAGGCGCTTGCGCCCTTCTGTCACATCTGCAAACCAGCCGTTAGACAGTTCGTACCCTACAAGTTTCTCCCAGTTCGCTGAAAAGTAAACATCTTCCAGCCTGCCGAGAAGTTCTCCGGAAGCGGTAATGACCGCTTTTCCTTTTAGCTTTGTTTTTCCCGTCACGATGCCGACAGGTTCAAAACCGGCGAGATGAGGCAAGGGCGTGATCGCGTCTTTCCCCGTTACGGTAAGGCAGGACTCCCCTACCGCGTGAATCTGTTCGGTAGGAATATAGGTGCCTGAATGGAACCAACCCTGCTCGCTCAGCAAGACTCCTCGTACATGCCAAGTGGAGTCGCAAAGAATGTCACGAACGGTGCCAAGCGTCTCTCCGGTTTGGAGGCAAACTACTGGCAAGCCGACTGCATCCATTGCCTTGCGCATGTGGGACATCCCCCTTCCGCTCTTTTAGTATCGGGCGAAAGGCGCATGTCCATTCGGCGCAAATGGTTCCAGCTTTACTCCTGCTTCAGCCGCTCCTGCAAAAAGCTGTACCGCACACCTTCCTCGTCGGTTTCCACGGCTGCGCGAAACGCATCCGGCTCCCCGCACATGATGAGAAAAGACTTGCTCCGCGTAATGCCCGTATAAACGAGCTTGCGCCTGAGCATCCGGTAGTAGCTTTTGACGAACGGCATCACGACGATCGGAAATTCGCTCCCTTGTGATTTGTGTACGGAACAGCAGTAGGCAAGCGTCAGTTGATGGTAATCCGAACGCTTGTACACCACTTCCCGATTGTCAAAGGCAGCAACCAGCATCTCCTGGTTTTCTGCGTTTTCATTCGGGAAAAAAATCGCAACAATTTCACCCATATCACCGTTGAACACCTGTTCCTCGGCATTATTCACCAACTGCAGGACTTTGTCGCCTGTGCGAAAAGTCGTGTCCCCAAACGTCACCTCGCGCTTTTGTGGCGTTTTCGGGTTAAACAGCTCCTGCAGTTCTTCATTCAGCCGGTTTACCCCGGCATTTCCTTTATAAATAGGTGCCAAAACCTGTACATCTTTTGCCGTATATCCTTTTTTTACGGCTCCCAGGCAAATTTGTTTCACCGCTTCGGGGACATCTTGTGGCGAACTTGTGAAAAATCGCCGATCCGGGGTCGTATCGAGCAAATCGGCCGGAACGTGTCC
It includes:
- a CDS encoding iron-containing alcohol dehydrogenase, with the protein product MAFHELLMPQRIVYGQGSFAEVGQEARRLGQKALLISDPVMEKVGNVAACEEHLQAQGLVCVTYAKVDSEPTDIHLAEALALCRDERCDVIVAVGGGSCLDTAKAVALLMTNEGQIAEYVAKAKTVVNKPLPLIAVPTTAGTGSEVTKMTVITDTARQVKMMLADPALLPHAAIVDPLLSVSCPPNVTAATGIDALCHAIEAYLSRRAQPATDIWARTAIELIATHLRRAYEDGADFEARDKMAFASMLAGAAFSNASVALVHGMSRPIGAVFHVPHGISNAMLLPAVLAYTKEAAVGRLAEIGRLMQPEIKALSDEQAAEATIEEIKSLCLDLHIPSLRHWGIDQQAFQKAAPKMAVDALASGSPGNNPKIPTVEEIVRLYHIAYDYDFRGKLQNA
- a CDS encoding CoA-acylating methylmalonate-semialdehyde dehydrogenase; its protein translation is MTTTAVKRIRNFINGEWIPSSSDRFEAVINPATGQVIAEVPLSSREDLEAAVKAAEEAYTWWRKTPVPNRTRILYRYHQLLVEHAEELAVIITKENGKNIKDSRGEVQRGIEALEVATATPTLMMGQALPEIATGIEGVTYRYPLGVVAGITPFNFPMMIPLWMFPLALACGNTFVLKPSERTPLLAEKLVELMMEAGLPKGVLNMVHGAHDVVNGILEHPAIKAISFVGSQPVAEYVYKTGAANGKRVQALAGAKNHAVVMSDCHLEKTVQGIINGAFGSAGERCMATSVVCVMEDIADAFIARLVEEAKQLLAGDTLDESAFIAPLIRDSHRKRALSYIESGEEQEASLLLDGRSVMQELPDGYYLGATIFEGVTPEMKIWQDEIFAPVLSIVRVKSLDEAIELANKSNFANGAVLYTTSGENVRHFRENIDAGMIGVNVNVPAPMAFFTFAGNKASFYGDLGTNGTDGVQFFTRKKTVTARWF
- a CDS encoding NAD(P)-dependent oxidoreductase, which produces MADTPVIGIIGLGNMGMPMATNLVQAGYEVYGFDVNAKAELEFAAVGGKTGLTVAEVVQKTDVILTSLPSPDIVESVFTGLDGILEHARAGQTVVDTSTVTPQLNERLARASQAKGIGYLAAPVSGGVVGAKNRTLTIMVGGPKELYDSVYPVFMALGQNIFHVGERVDSGTAVKLINNLLIGFYTSAVSEGVALAKQMGLDLDLLFDILNVSYGQSRIYERNYKSFIAPNDFAPHFSLNLLLKDLRIAQEMAQQSGLSLPITAELLAIYEQSQEAGFGEQDMAALYAYICQSQSAVQS
- a CDS encoding sigma-54 interaction domain-containing protein — translated: MDITGASGSELIWEKYKEAEKRLKELENSIEWFKVCFDTAYEGITIVDERGYIRMMNDAYCRFISVRKEDVVGRYVEEVIENTRLPVVLQTGIPERNQAHRLLGQDMVVHRIPIWKDNKVIGAVGMLIFEGVSELYKIFERMQILHEKIGDNRIVFESPKPKSNKVTFDQIIGESESIAEAKKIARRAAQTSATILLTGESGVGKELFAKAIHYLSPFQNGPLVSVNCASIPENLLESELFGYEEGAFTGSRKDGKPGKFELANKGTLFLDEIGDMPLHMQAKILRVLQEREVERVGGTKSIPVDFRLVAATHRSLEEMVREGTFRKDLYYRLNVIPIHIPPLAQRRTDIPLLIAAQLQAISQKNNMPAKDIDKEAMSLLMNYDWPGNIRELVNTVERLVTLSEDDRIRTSDLPEVFFGKGAWRGEQEPSASWKQPVSVKRGQQDEKKRILEVLQEMNGNKSKTAKKLGISRATLYNKLNKYQLG
- a CDS encoding DUF1292 domain-containing protein; this encodes MSEEMMEEFEVGDVIALTEEGTEEPRDFRIMYIFDIEDRSYLVLVPVDQEEEEEYEVHFLRYDGTDMLQPIEDDEEWEQVEATFETLIADLEKDGI
- the ruvX gene encoding Holliday junction resolvase RuvX, which codes for MTRLMGLDVGDKTIGIAVSDELGWTAQGVETIKRQSKEKDLARIQELVAHYQVGAFVVGLPKNMNGTIGPRAEMCQAFGKLLEERTSLPVHMWDERLTTMAAERMLISADVSRQKRKTVIDKMAATLILQGFLDAKSR
- a CDS encoding IreB family regulatory phosphoprotein, which gives rise to MSSLDNTMKFTVPKEANTADVQATLTEVYKALQEKGYNPITQIVGYLLSGDPAFIPRHNNARSLIGKLERDKIIEELVTVYLSERK